One window of Streptococcus suis genomic DNA carries:
- a CDS encoding oligosaccharide flippase family protein gives MGNFRLFFKNIFGVFISNTVSLIAGLLLGILLPKLLDIDDFGWYRTFTLYSSYVGFFSFGIIDGIVLQYSNKNYDELPIRLFRSYFSWYTIINCAFVIILMSLGLILPDNNKKFIIISTGLYGFLINISGYFQQISQITQRFKEFSFRKILSSCLKVLCVLVLVVADYFWNITNYRFFITLLIISEFILMGWYLYTYRDIVFGLKESLYSTKRNVLRLSVKGFPLLFANLCSSLILSIDIQIVNLLFSTEIFAKYSFAYNLLTLVSIATSAFSVVLFPTLARMNRISLRKNYQLMSEVVLSIFMLSNFLYFPLSIFIEWYLPKYFDSLQFLRIILPGLPLTNLITVLIHNYYKIEGLTLVYFRKSLVVLILSMAGNLFAFYFFGNPVSISISSVVMILYWYIDVENYFVKNYSYTRWKNLVFVLVNMLTFYLLTSISNQMIGMLTYFLLYFALINILYKDSIKSSRNLFTN, from the coding sequence ATGGGGAATTTTAGATTATTTTTTAAAAATATTTTTGGTGTATTTATTAGTAACACGGTTTCATTAATTGCAGGATTACTATTGGGAATTTTATTACCTAAATTATTAGACATTGATGATTTCGGATGGTACAGGACATTCACATTATATTCAAGCTATGTTGGTTTCTTTTCATTTGGAATTATTGATGGTATTGTACTACAATACAGTAACAAGAATTATGATGAGCTACCCATTCGATTGTTTAGATCCTATTTCAGTTGGTATACCATTATTAATTGTGCTTTTGTGATAATTTTGATGAGTCTTGGCCTGATATTACCAGATAATAATAAGAAATTTATTATAATTAGTACAGGATTGTATGGCTTTCTTATTAATATATCTGGTTATTTTCAACAAATATCTCAAATTACTCAAAGATTCAAAGAGTTTTCGTTTAGAAAAATACTTTCCAGCTGTTTAAAAGTTTTATGTGTATTAGTGTTAGTTGTTGCGGACTATTTTTGGAATATAACTAATTATAGATTTTTTATTACTCTATTGATTATTTCTGAGTTCATTCTTATGGGCTGGTATCTATATACTTATAGAGATATTGTTTTTGGACTAAAAGAAAGTTTATATTCTACAAAAAGGAATGTATTAAGGTTATCAGTAAAAGGATTTCCATTACTTTTCGCTAATCTTTGTAGTTCTCTAATATTATCAATTGATATTCAAATTGTAAATTTACTTTTTTCAACGGAAATTTTTGCAAAATATTCCTTTGCTTATAACCTCTTAACATTAGTTTCAATTGCAACTTCTGCATTTTCTGTTGTTTTGTTCCCAACTTTAGCTCGTATGAATAGAATCTCTTTAAGAAAAAATTACCAACTGATGAGTGAAGTTGTATTGAGTATTTTTATGTTAAGTAATTTTTTGTATTTCCCACTATCAATATTTATCGAATGGTACTTACCAAAATACTTTGATTCTTTACAATTTTTAAGAATAATACTACCTGGTCTTCCCTTAACGAACTTAATAACTGTATTAATACATAATTATTATAAAATTGAGGGACTCACATTAGTATATTTTAGGAAGAGTTTAGTTGTTCTTATTTTGAGTATGGCAGGAAATTTATTCGCCTTTTATTTCTTTGGTAATCCTGTTTCAATCTCAATTTCGTCAGTTGTAATGATACTCTATTGGTATATTGATGTCGAGAATTATTTTGTAAAAAATTATTCTTATACTAGGTGGAAAAATCTAGTTTTTGTACTTGTTAATATGTTAACGTTTTATCTACTAACCTCTATTTCTAATCAAATGATTGGTATGTTAACTTATTTTTTGCTTTATTTTGCATTAATAAATATTTTATATAAGGATAGTATAAAATCTAGTAGAAATTTGTTTACAAATTAG
- a CDS encoding CatB-related O-acetyltransferase, with translation MLIGFLKRQLELVFAKKRWRIQNSHNQTRINSLFDFSQVTIGNNTYGTINLVSSSKHSKVKIGHFCSIADGVKFIINNEHPMNLVSTYPFKTRLMGSGSESISKGDIIVCDDVWIGLDSKIMSGIRIGQGAVIGAGSIVTKDVPDYAIVAGSPAKVIKYRFPPNIILKLKQIDYSKIDKSFVLKNIEQFYEQVDDSFDFDHLAIRTNNGEF, from the coding sequence ATGCTAATTGGATTCTTAAAAAGGCAGTTAGAGTTAGTATTTGCAAAAAAACGCTGGAGAATTCAAAATTCACACAATCAGACTAGAATTAACTCCTTGTTTGATTTTTCGCAGGTTACAATAGGTAACAATACTTATGGTACAATAAATTTGGTTTCATCTAGTAAACATTCTAAAGTCAAAATAGGTCATTTTTGTTCAATAGCTGATGGCGTTAAATTTATAATAAATAATGAGCATCCAATGAATCTTGTAAGTACATATCCTTTTAAAACAAGATTAATGGGAAGTGGTTCTGAGAGCATTTCAAAAGGGGATATCATTGTATGTGATGACGTTTGGATTGGGTTAGATTCAAAAATTATGTCTGGAATTAGGATAGGACAGGGCGCTGTGATTGGAGCAGGTTCAATTGTAACGAAAGATGTTCCTGATTATGCAATTGTGGCGGGCTCTCCTGCAAAAGTAATAAAATATCGTTTTCCGCCAAATATTATTCTTAAACTCAAGCAGATAGATTATTCTAAAATCGATAAATCTTTTGTATTGAAAAATATTGAACAATTTTATGAACAGGTTGATGATAGTTTTGATTTTGATCATCTGGCGATAAGGACTAATAATGGGGAATTTTAG
- a CDS encoding glycosyltransferase, whose translation MKSTVLLSAYNGSLFLKEQLDSIINQTRQADEIILIDDCSVDDGNTLLILESYKEKHENIKVVKNSSNLGWATSFVNGIKYVSNEIVFFADQDDVWDLKKIENMMDMMERHNLTILMSAVEYVNRDLQPIRQNNYSGKLVSDKFYFDEHFIYSKGVGAAMCFRKDFLIQYSELWNPQIGHDRFFQIMGVCFSTIHYLDLPLLQHRVHENNATGKRVFSRNDRILGINGNIELITTIKKSIFGVELKPNLKIIDDYLSFANLRILALRERSILKFLGLLPYIKYYPTWKTWLGDIICCFGGK comes from the coding sequence ATGAAGAGTACAGTACTTTTATCTGCATACAATGGTAGTTTATTTTTGAAAGAGCAGTTAGATTCAATAATCAATCAAACAAGGCAAGCAGATGAAATCATTTTGATTGACGATTGTTCAGTTGATGATGGGAATACTTTGTTAATATTAGAATCTTATAAGGAAAAACATGAAAATATTAAAGTTGTGAAAAATTCTTCTAATCTAGGTTGGGCAACTTCATTTGTAAATGGAATAAAATATGTTTCGAATGAAATAGTTTTTTTTGCTGATCAGGATGATGTTTGGGATTTGAAAAAAATAGAAAATATGATGGATATGATGGAACGTCATAATCTAACTATTTTAATGTCAGCAGTGGAATATGTAAATCGGGACTTACAGCCCATACGTCAAAATAATTATTCTGGAAAACTTGTTAGTGATAAGTTTTACTTTGATGAACATTTTATTTATTCAAAAGGTGTCGGAGCTGCAATGTGCTTCCGAAAGGATTTTCTAATACAATATTCTGAATTATGGAATCCGCAAATTGGCCATGATAGATTTTTTCAGATTATGGGTGTTTGTTTCTCTACAATCCATTACTTAGATTTACCTTTGTTGCAACATAGAGTACACGAAAATAATGCAACTGGTAAAAGAGTCTTTTCCAGAAATGATAGAATTTTAGGAATAAATGGAAATATTGAGCTAATTACTACAATTAAGAAATCAATTTTTGGTGTAGAATTGAAACCTAATTTAAAGATCATTGATGATTATTTATCTTTTGCAAACTTAAGAATTTTAGCACTACGTGAAAGATCAATATTAAAATTTCTTGGTTTATTACCTTATATTAAATATTATCCAACTTGGAAGACCTGGCTTGGTGATATAATTTGTTGTTTTGGGGGAAAATAA
- a CDS encoding EpsG family protein has translation MRRINQTTSSLVFKVKISNLLVLAFLMLILILMGGNSNNPDISNYIYSYSMTGFDRHSDGAFGYEVMKNFAQSLGISFRNFRLILYLLGLTNFYIFLKKLNVSNLMMILCYSLSLMMIDSTQTYNFIGMTFLLLAISYLITDNKFGKLNFFICLIGATSFHSVFILYLPLLFFYDRIIDNEKMKFYLFFFSFFIIISLLPIADFIGSSLSKLLPILQLSSYLSYLNSRTNFGHLYPISIHLLSTSFVYFLYRLSVVQGLKCQEMLRKILFIHVYAFVFFPLFKFQLTLGRLTRNIEILTFVSGLVYSLEKKNINTTFVVYGALIFLALLMGYNSVYSDYYYSIVKPFIESNWILYGGN, from the coding sequence TTGAGGAGGATTAATCAAACTACAAGTTCATTAGTTTTTAAAGTTAAAATAAGTAATTTATTGGTGTTAGCTTTTCTAATGTTGATACTTATATTAATGGGAGGGAATTCTAATAATCCTGATATCAGTAACTATATTTATAGTTATTCAATGACTGGTTTTGATAGGCACTCTGATGGTGCGTTTGGCTACGAGGTCATGAAAAATTTCGCACAATCTTTGGGGATTTCATTTAGAAATTTTAGGTTGATACTATATCTTTTGGGATTGACAAATTTTTACATCTTTTTAAAAAAGTTGAATGTCAGTAATTTGATGATGATATTATGTTATTCCTTGTCACTAATGATGATTGATTCAACACAAACCTATAATTTTATTGGGATGACATTTTTACTGTTAGCCATCTCATATTTAATTACAGATAATAAATTTGGAAAATTAAATTTTTTTATTTGTTTGATTGGAGCTACTAGTTTTCATAGTGTTTTTATCCTTTATTTACCATTATTATTTTTTTATGATAGGATAATAGATAATGAGAAAATGAAATTCTATTTGTTTTTTTTCTCCTTTTTTATTATCATTTCCTTGTTGCCAATTGCAGATTTTATAGGATCAAGTTTATCGAAATTATTACCAATTCTTCAATTATCAAGTTATTTATCATATTTAAATTCTCGGACAAACTTTGGGCACTTATATCCAATTAGCATTCATCTTCTTAGTACTTCATTCGTATATTTTCTATATCGATTGTCTGTCGTTCAAGGATTGAAATGTCAAGAAATGTTACGAAAAATTTTATTTATTCATGTTTATGCATTTGTGTTCTTTCCCTTATTTAAGTTTCAACTAACTTTAGGGAGGCTTACGAGAAATATTGAAATTTTGACTTTTGTTAGTGGTTTAGTTTATTCTCTTGAGAAAAAGAATATTAACACGACATTTGTGGTTTATGGAGCATTAATTTTTTTAGCATTATTAATGGGATATAATTCAGTATATTCAGATTATTATTATAGTATAGTTAAGCCGTTTATTGAAAGTAATTGGATTTTATATGGGGGAAATTAA